A single genomic interval of Helianthus annuus cultivar XRQ/B chromosome 6, HanXRQr2.0-SUNRISE, whole genome shotgun sequence harbors:
- the LOC110865559 gene encoding two pore calcium channel protein 1B isoform X1, which produces MTDPFTPLLGGETRRGGRKPFIRRWDAIAYGSPYQKAAALLDLAANGRGLPEGTFDVPNYEASVKLYFIFIRFDIIWTLNYFALIALHFFEQPLWCSSISEVSCRNRDYYYLGELPYLTSAESLAFKGVTLVILVVHTLFPILFEGGYFYWRNHVNKLKVISLLILSVDLVVDILHLSPVTICRIAPYIRVLFFIWNIRGLRDNLIVLGGMVVTYVNVLALWFLFLVFSSWLAYVIFEDTQQGTTFFLSYSATLYQMFVLFTTSNNPDVWIPAYKSSRWSSLFFILYVLLGVYFVTNLVLAVIYDSFKLELLKQVVAKGDMRTGTLRMVFNLIDSRGAGYLDKEQCFKLLEELNNYRTLPKISKEDFELIFNTLDHIGNDKISAEEFNDIYDAIALGFQMEDTEPWLTKFVFYNSSTSETLKNFVKSTKFGNIVAFVLLLNLATVIVETTLNIQNNSGQNFWQRVEFVFGWIYALEMALKVYTYGFENFWKDGQNQFDFIITLVIVMGETATFVSPKELTFISSGECIRYLLIARMLRLIRLLMRYQTYRTFVATFLTLIPSLMPYLGTVFWVMCIYCTLGIQIFGGIVNAGNPDLPATDLADNDYLLFNFNDYPNGMVTLFNLLVMGNWQVWMQDYATLTGTSWTYAYFISFYLITILLLLNLVVAFVLEAFFAELELEYPEEEGNQMGVRGRRNMSIRTRSQRVDMLLRQMLRSELDRSPPSSP; this is translated from the exons ATGACAGATCCGTTTACCCCTTTGCTAGGGGGAGAAACTAGGAGAGGAGGCCGAAAACCGTTTATTCGGCGATGGGATGCCATCGCTTACGGTTCGCCTTATCAGAAGGCGGCCGCTCTGCTTGATCTT GCTGCAAATGGAAGAGGTCTACCAGAGGGAACCTTTGACGTACCAAACTATGAAGCATCTGTAAAGCTCTACTTTATATTCATTCGCTTCGACATAATATGGACCCTTAATTATTTTGCACTGATAGCTTTGCATTTCTTCGAG CAACCATTGTGGTGTAGCAGTATTTCCGAGGTTTCTTGCAGAAACAGGGACTACTATTATCTTGGCGAGCTTCCATACTTGACTAGTGCAGAATCTCTAGCCTTTAAG GGTGTAACCCTCGTAATTCTTGTGGTGCATACACTTTTTCCTATTTTGTTTGAAGGGGGATATTTCTACTGGAGAAACCATGTCAATAAGCTGAAG GTCATATCACTGTTAATTCTTAGTGTTGATTTAGTAGTAGATATTCTCCATCTCTCTCCAGTGACCATCTGTAGGATTGCACCTTATATCAGGGTACTTTTCTTTATCTGGAATATCAG GGGTTTACGAGACAACCTTATTGTCCTGGGTGGAATGGTTGTCACATATGTGAATGTATTG GCTTTGTGGTTTCTGTTTCTTGTGTTCTCGAGTTGGTTAGCGTATGTCATATTTGAAGATACCCAACAGGGAACTACGTTCTTTCTTTCTTACTCTGCTACGTTATATCAAATGTTTGTTCTCTTTACCACATCCAACAATCCAGACGTCTGGATTCCTGCCTATAA ATCATCAAGATGGTCTTCGCTTTTTTTCATCCTATATGTGCTTCTGGGTGTATACTTTGTCACAAACCTGGTTCTTGCTGTCATATATGATAGCTTTAAACTCGAG CTCCTTAAACAAGTTGTTGCAAAGGGCGATATGAGGACGGGAACATTGAGGATGGTCTTTAATCTCATTGATAGTCGT GGCGCTGGCTATCTTGATAAGGAACAATGTTTCAAGTTGCTTGAAGAACTTAATAATTACAG GACACTGCCAAAAATATCGAAAGAAGATTTTGAGTTGATATTTAACACATTGGATCACATTGGTAATGATAAG ATTTCTGCGGAAGAATTTAATGATATATACGATGCAATTGCCTTAGGATTTCAAATGGAGGATACG GAACCTTGGCTAACAAAGTTTGTCTTCTACAATTCTTCAACGTCTGAAACGCTGAAAAACTTTGTAAAAAGCACAAAGTTTGGAAATATAGTTGCTTTTGTTCTCCTCTTGAATTTGGCTACTGTTATTGTTGAAACAACG CTTAATATACAAAACAACTCTGGTCAGAATTTCTGGCAGAGAGTGGAGTTCGTCTTCG GGTGGATCTATGCTCTCGAAATGGCTTTGAAAGTTTATACATATGGATTTGAAAACTTTTGGAAGGATGGCCAAAACCAATTTGATTTTATCATAACACTGGTTATAG TTATGGGAGAGACAGCAACATTCGTATCTCCAAAGGAGCTAACATTTATTTCGAGCGGGGAGTG TATTCGTTATCTTCTTATCGCAAGGATGTTAAGATTGATCAGGCTGTTGATGCGTTATCAGACTTACCGAACCTTTGTTGCTACATTTTTGACACTGATACCAAGTTTGATGCCGTACCTGGGTACCGTGTTTTGGGTCATGTGCATTTACTGTACATTAGGTATACAG ATTTTTGGTGGCATAGTGAATGCTGGGAATCCAGATTTACCAGCTACAGATCTTGCTGACAACGA TTACTTGTTATTTAATTTCAATGACTATCCCAATGGTATGGTGACACTCTTCAATTTGCTTGTGATGGGAAACTGGCAAGTCTGGATGCAG GATTACGCAACGTTGACAGGAACTTCTTGGACTTATGCCTACTTCATCAGCTTCTATCTGATAACAATTTTGCTCCTCCTCAACTTG GTTGTGGCATTTGTACTGGAAGCGTTTTTTGCTGAGTTAGAGCTTGAATATCCCGAGGAAGAAGGGAAT CAAATGGGAGTAAGGGGACGACGTAACATGAG TATAAGGACACGCAGTCAGAGGGTTGATATGCTACTTCGCCAGATGTTGCGCTCAGAGTTGGATCGGTCCCCACCTTCCTCTCCATGA
- the LOC110865559 gene encoding two pore calcium channel protein 1B isoform X2: MTDPFTPLLGGETRRGGRKPFIRRWDAIAYGSPYQKAAALLDLAANGRGLPEGTFDVPNYEASVKLYFIFIRFDIIWTLNYFALIALHFFEQPLWCSSISEVSCRNRDYYYLGELPYLTSAESLAFKGVTLVILVVHTLFPILFEGGYFYWRNHVNKLKVISLLILSVDLVVDILHLSPVTICRIAPYIRVLFFIWNIRGLRDNLIVLGGMVVTYVNVLALWFLFLVFSSWLAYVIFEDTQQGTTFFLSYSATLYQMFVLFTTSNNPDVWIPAYKSSRWSSLFFILYVLLGVYFVTNLVLAVIYDSFKLELLKQVVAKGDMRTGTLRMVFNLIDSRGAGYLDKEQCFKLLEELNNYRTLPKISKEDFELIFNTLDHIGNDKISAEEFNDIYDAIALGFQMEDTEPWLTKFVFYNSSTSETLKNFVKSTKFGNIVAFVLLLNLATVIVETTLNIQNNSGQNFWQRVEFVFGWIYALEMALKVYTYGFENFWKDGQNQFDFIITLVIVMGETATFVSPKELTFISSGECLMPYLGTVFWVMCIYCTLGIQIFGGIVNAGNPDLPATDLADNDYLLFNFNDYPNGMVTLFNLLVMGNWQVWMQDYATLTGTSWTYAYFISFYLITILLLLNLVVAFVLEAFFAELELEYPEEEGNQMGVRGRRNMSIRTRSQRVDMLLRQMLRSELDRSPPSSP, encoded by the exons ATGACAGATCCGTTTACCCCTTTGCTAGGGGGAGAAACTAGGAGAGGAGGCCGAAAACCGTTTATTCGGCGATGGGATGCCATCGCTTACGGTTCGCCTTATCAGAAGGCGGCCGCTCTGCTTGATCTT GCTGCAAATGGAAGAGGTCTACCAGAGGGAACCTTTGACGTACCAAACTATGAAGCATCTGTAAAGCTCTACTTTATATTCATTCGCTTCGACATAATATGGACCCTTAATTATTTTGCACTGATAGCTTTGCATTTCTTCGAG CAACCATTGTGGTGTAGCAGTATTTCCGAGGTTTCTTGCAGAAACAGGGACTACTATTATCTTGGCGAGCTTCCATACTTGACTAGTGCAGAATCTCTAGCCTTTAAG GGTGTAACCCTCGTAATTCTTGTGGTGCATACACTTTTTCCTATTTTGTTTGAAGGGGGATATTTCTACTGGAGAAACCATGTCAATAAGCTGAAG GTCATATCACTGTTAATTCTTAGTGTTGATTTAGTAGTAGATATTCTCCATCTCTCTCCAGTGACCATCTGTAGGATTGCACCTTATATCAGGGTACTTTTCTTTATCTGGAATATCAG GGGTTTACGAGACAACCTTATTGTCCTGGGTGGAATGGTTGTCACATATGTGAATGTATTG GCTTTGTGGTTTCTGTTTCTTGTGTTCTCGAGTTGGTTAGCGTATGTCATATTTGAAGATACCCAACAGGGAACTACGTTCTTTCTTTCTTACTCTGCTACGTTATATCAAATGTTTGTTCTCTTTACCACATCCAACAATCCAGACGTCTGGATTCCTGCCTATAA ATCATCAAGATGGTCTTCGCTTTTTTTCATCCTATATGTGCTTCTGGGTGTATACTTTGTCACAAACCTGGTTCTTGCTGTCATATATGATAGCTTTAAACTCGAG CTCCTTAAACAAGTTGTTGCAAAGGGCGATATGAGGACGGGAACATTGAGGATGGTCTTTAATCTCATTGATAGTCGT GGCGCTGGCTATCTTGATAAGGAACAATGTTTCAAGTTGCTTGAAGAACTTAATAATTACAG GACACTGCCAAAAATATCGAAAGAAGATTTTGAGTTGATATTTAACACATTGGATCACATTGGTAATGATAAG ATTTCTGCGGAAGAATTTAATGATATATACGATGCAATTGCCTTAGGATTTCAAATGGAGGATACG GAACCTTGGCTAACAAAGTTTGTCTTCTACAATTCTTCAACGTCTGAAACGCTGAAAAACTTTGTAAAAAGCACAAAGTTTGGAAATATAGTTGCTTTTGTTCTCCTCTTGAATTTGGCTACTGTTATTGTTGAAACAACG CTTAATATACAAAACAACTCTGGTCAGAATTTCTGGCAGAGAGTGGAGTTCGTCTTCG GGTGGATCTATGCTCTCGAAATGGCTTTGAAAGTTTATACATATGGATTTGAAAACTTTTGGAAGGATGGCCAAAACCAATTTGATTTTATCATAACACTGGTTATAG TTATGGGAGAGACAGCAACATTCGTATCTCCAAAGGAGCTAACATTTATTTCGAGCGGGGAGTG TTTGATGCCGTACCTGGGTACCGTGTTTTGGGTCATGTGCATTTACTGTACATTAGGTATACAG ATTTTTGGTGGCATAGTGAATGCTGGGAATCCAGATTTACCAGCTACAGATCTTGCTGACAACGA TTACTTGTTATTTAATTTCAATGACTATCCCAATGGTATGGTGACACTCTTCAATTTGCTTGTGATGGGAAACTGGCAAGTCTGGATGCAG GATTACGCAACGTTGACAGGAACTTCTTGGACTTATGCCTACTTCATCAGCTTCTATCTGATAACAATTTTGCTCCTCCTCAACTTG GTTGTGGCATTTGTACTGGAAGCGTTTTTTGCTGAGTTAGAGCTTGAATATCCCGAGGAAGAAGGGAAT CAAATGGGAGTAAGGGGACGACGTAACATGAG TATAAGGACACGCAGTCAGAGGGTTGATATGCTACTTCGCCAGATGTTGCGCTCAGAGTTGGATCGGTCCCCACCTTCCTCTCCATGA